The Natronosporangium hydrolyticum nucleotide sequence GGCCTATTATCACGTCGGTTCGGGCGCCCGGAACCCGTTGACCTTCCGGGCGATGTACGACAACGTCCGCGAGTACTTCACCGACCACCCGATGCCCGACGGCGGCCGGGGTCAGATCAAGGTCCCGACCTGGGACTTTCCTGGGGCCCGCCGGGTCGGCCGGATGCTGCGAACCGGCGAGCGGGTGCTCACCGCGGCGCAACGCACGCTGCTGGCCACCCCGGCCGGCCAACGCACCCGCCGCTGGCAGGACGACCTCACCCGGGAACGCGACAAGCTCGACTTCCTGCGGCGCTACGCCGACCTGTACGGGGTCTACACCGAGGCGGAGGTGCTCTACAGCGACTCCCGGTTGCTGGCGCTGCACCGGGCGCTGCCACCGGACCGGATCGACGAGCACGGCTTCGACGCGGCCGCCATCGACTGGCCCCACTACCTCCAGCAGGTCCACTGCCCGGCGATCACCGCCACGGTACGCCGGGCCACCGCGGGCCGGCCGGGTACGGCGGCCAGCGCCCCACCGGTGGCGGGCAACGGTGGCCGGCCCGACGCCGACCGGGTGGCGATCTTCGACCTGGAGGGCACCCTGGTGGCCTCCAATGTGATCGAGACCTATCTGCTGGCGCGGCTCGCCGACACCCCCCGCGGCGACTGGCTCGCCGAACTCGCCGACCTGGCCCGCGGGCTGCCCCGCTACTTCGCTGCCGAGCGGCGCGACCGGGGGGAGTTCCTGCGGACGTTCCTGCGCCGCTACGCCGACGCTGATGAGGCCGCGCTGCACCGGCTGGTCGCCGACCGGCTCGGCGGGGCGTTGCTGCGCCGCGCCTACCCGCAGGCGCTCCGGCGGGTTCGGCAGCATCGCGCGGCCGGCCACCGTACGGTGCTGATCACCGGCACCATCGATGTGCTGGTGCAGCCGCTGGCGCCGCTCTTCGACGAGGTGGTGGCGAGCCGGCTGCACACCCGCGACGGTCGCTACTCCGGGTTCCTCGAATCACCACCGCTGGTCGGCGAGGCGCGGGCGGCGTGGCTGCGGCGCTACGCCCAGACCGCCGGGGTGTCACTGACCGACTCGTACGCCTACGGCGACAGCTACTCCGACCGGCCGCTGCTGGCTGCGGTCGGCAACCCGGTCGCGGTCAACCCGGACCCGCAGCTCTACCGCCACGCCCGCCGCCACCGGTGGGCGGTCGCCGAGTGGACCAGCCACACCCTGCCCGCCGCCGAGACCTTCGCGGAGACGGTCGCGTGAACCTCACCCTCGAATACCACCGGTCACCGGTGCGGTACCTCAGCGGCCGGGCCGCCACCGCCACCCCGCTCGGCGCCCGCGCCGGCGGCGTCCTGGCGGCGAACCTCTCGCCGTTGCGGCTGCTGAACCGGCCCGACCCACGGCCGCCGGCGGCCGGCTGGACCCGCGTGCGACCGTTGCTCTCCGGCGTCTGCGGCTCCGACCTGGGGCTGCTGACCGGCCGCAACTCGCCGTACCTGTCGGCAGTGGTGTCGATGCCGTTCACCCCCGGCCACGAGGTGGTGGGGCAGACCCTCGACGACCTGCCCGACCTGCCCCGCGGCAGCCGGGTGGTGCTCGACCCGGTGCTCGGCTGCGCCGCCCGGGACGTGCCCGCCTGCCCGGGCTGCGCCGCCGGGCTGCCCAACCGGTGCGACCGGATCACCGCCGGCACGGTCTCGGCCGGGCTGCAGACCGGCTTCTGCGCCGACACCGGCGGCGGCTGGAGCCGGATGCTGGTCGCCCACCGCAGCCAGCTGCACCCGGTGCCGGACCCGCTCGACGACGCCACGGCGGTGCTGGTCGAACCGTTGGCGTGCGCGATCCGGGCGGTGCGCCGGGTGGCGGTGCCCGACGGGGCCAGCGTGCTGGTGGTCGGCGCCGGGGCGATCGGCCTGCTGACCGTGCTGGCGCTGCGCGAGTACACCAAGGCCGGCCCGATCTACGCCCTCGCCCGCTACGGCCATCAGCGGGAACGGGCCCGGGCCATGGGCGCTACCGACGTGCTGTCACCGAAGCGGGCCGCCCGGGCGCTGCGCCGGGCCACCGGCGGGTTCCTGGCCAGCCCGGACCGCGGCGGCGAGTTCCTACTCGGCGGGGTGGACCTGGTCTTCGAGTGCACCGGCGGTTCCGGACTGGACACCGCGCTGCGGGTCACCCGGGCCGGCGGCACGGTGGTGCTCACCGGAATGCCCAACCAGCCGGTCGATCTCACCCCGACCTGGTTCCGGGAGCTGTCGCTGGTCGGGGCGTACGCTTCGGGCAGCGGCGACTTCCCGGACGCGCTGGCGCTGGCCGGGACCGCCCCGCTCACCGGATTCGTGGACGCGATCTATCCGCTGTCCCGGTGGCGTGATGCGATCGGCCACGCCTACGCGGCGGGCCGGCTCGGCACGGTCAAGGTCGCGTTCGATCCCAACCGCGAGTAGACAAAGGGGAGGTACGGTGAGCAGACCCGGCTTCGTGCTGGAGGTGGACGAGCGTACGCCGGCGTTGCTGGTCCACCAGGGTGAAGGCTTCCGGCTGGAGCGATTGCCGCTGGGCAGCCGGGTCATCTACCCGCCGGAGTCGCTGCCCGGGCTGACCGATCTGGACCGCCGGATCCACCAGGCGTTGACGAACCCGCTCGGCTCCGAGCCGCTGCCGGCGTTGCTGAAGCCCGGGATGCGGCTCACCATCGTCTTCGACGACCTGTCGCTGCCGCTGCCGCCGATGCGCACCCCGGACATCCGGCAACGCATCATCGAGCATGTGCTGGAGCTGGCGGCGGCCGCCGGGGTGGACGACGTGGCGTTGATCGCCGCGAACGCGCTGCACCGGCGCATGACCCCGGCGGAGCTGAAGCGGACCGTCGGCGAGCGGGTGTTCCGGTCGTTCTTCCCGAACCAACTGGTCAACCACGACGCCGAGGACCGGGCACAGCTGGTCGAGGTGGGCACCACCCGGCACGGCGAGGCGGTGGAGATCAACCGGCGGGCGGCCGAGAGCGACTTGATCGTCTACGTCAACATCACGCTGACCGCGATGAACGGTGGCCCGAAGTCGGTCTCGGTGGGGCTGGCCTCCTACCGCAGCCTGAAGCACCACCACAACGTACACACGCTGCGGCACTCGAAGTCGTTCAACGACCCGCCGAACTCGGCGATGCACCACTCGTACCACCGGATGGCCGGGGTGCTCGACGAGCATCTGAAGATCTTCCAGATCGAGACCACCCTCAACAACGACACCTTCCCGGCCCAGGTCGACTTCCTCAACAAGCGGGAGTGGGAGTGGTCGTTGAAGGACCAGGCGGCCTACCTGGCGGTCAAGCGCGGCAACGACCTGTTGCCGCCGCGGCGGCGACGGCAACTCTGGCACCGCACCGCGGCACCGTACGGGGTGACCTCGGTGACCGCCGGGGCGCCGGCCGAGGTCCACGACGTGACCCTGCGGCAGGTGCTGCGGCAGCAGTTGACCGAGGTGGCCGGGCCGGCCGATGTCGGGGTGTTCGGGCTGCCCTACATCTGCCCGTACAACGTCAACTCGATCATGAACCCGATTCTGGTGATGAGCCTCGGGCTGGGGTACTTCTTCAACCTGTACCGGAACCAGCCGATCGTCCGGCCGGGCGGGGTGGCGATCTTCTACCACCCGGTGCGCAACGAGTTCCATCCGGTGCACCACCCGAGCTACATCGACTTCTTCGAGGAGGTGCTGGCGGAGACGACCGACCCGGCGGCGATCGAGGCGAAGTACGAGGAGCAGTTCGCCACCGACCCGTGGTATGTCCACCTGTACCGCAACAGCTACGCGTACCACGGGGTGCATCCGCTCTACATGTGGTATTGGGGTGCTCATGCGATGGAGCATCTCGGGGACGTGATCTTCGTGGGCGGAGACCGGAAGACCACTTCGGTGATGGGGTTCCGGTCGGCGTCCACGCTCGACGACGCGCTGGAGATCGCCCGGGACCGGGTCGGCCGCAGCCCCAGTATCACCTACCTGCACGCACCACCGATGACCATGGCCGACGTCCGCTGAGCCGGCCTTGCCCGCCGCCCCTTCCGGCCGATCATGAGCGTGTTGACAGACACGCCGGGCGTGTCGATCAACTAGCTCATGATCGGCCGGGCCCCCGGCTCATTGATCGGTGAACTGGCGGGCGGGGCCAGCGACGAGAGAGGGGAACCGATGGGACTGATCCGGGAGATCCGGGTGCTCACCCGCGGGCGGGACTGGCGCGGCCGCTCCCGGCTGCCCCGGTCCGCCAACGGGCACCAGACCGCCGAGCCGGCCCGTGAGTTCCCCACCGGCTGGGCCCGCACCCGCACCGCCCACGCCGCCCGCCGCGCCGTACAACGCGCCGTGTTGACGCCGCTCACCTGGACCCAGACCAAGCCGGAGGTGACCGGGGTCGACCGGCTGGCTGGACTCACCGGCCCAGTGGTGCTGGTCGCGAACCACAGTAGCCACCTGGACGCGCCACTGATCCTCGGCTCGCTCCCGCCCCACCTCGCCGACCGGGTCGCGGTCGGCGCCGCCGCCGACTACTTCTTCGACGCCCGCTGGCGGGCCGCAGTCACCGCTCTGGTCTTCAATGCGTTTCCCGTGGAACGGTATCGATCTTCACGACTACGTAGTCTCGCCCCGTACCTGCTAGCGCGCGGGTGGAGCCTGTTGCTCTTCCCGGAGGCTACCCGCAGCGAGGATGGCTGGATGTCCACTCTGCGCCTGGGCGCCGCCCACCTGTGCGTCTCCCGGCAGGTGCCGGCGGTGCCGATCGCGTTGCGCGGCACCTATGCGGCGATGCCCCGGGGCCGGAACTGGCCCACCCCGGGCCGGCCGCGGGTCGTCGTCCGCTACGGCACACCACTGTTTCCGAGCGAGGGCGAAGAGACCCGCCGGTTCAACACCCGACTCGCCGACTCGATCTCCCGGCTCTGGGCGGAGGAGGAGTTGGGGTGGTATGAGTCGTTGCGGGCGGAGCAACGGGGCGAGTTGTCGTTGCCGACCGGGCCGCCTGCGGCGTCGTGGCGGCGGATCTGGGAGTCGAGCCGGCCGCTGCCCCGCACCGAACCACCCCACACCTGGCGCTAGTAGGCGCTCAGCCGCTCCTGCTGGAGGTCCGGCACGATCCGGGAGACGGTCTCGTAGTCACCATCCTCATGGAGCACGGTCAACCGGTGCCGCAACGCACTCGCCACCACGAGCAGGTCGGCGACGGAGAGCCCGTGATGCTGGCTGTGCCCGGCCAGCTCGCGCCGCACCTCGTTCACCGTCCCCCAGAGGTCGTCCGGCATCGACACCCACGGATAGGCATCGTGGAGCCCTTGCTCGACTCGCTGATAATGTTTCGCGTCAGCGATGGTCAGAACTTCGGCGACGACGGGATCACAGATCGCGATCAGCCCCCGCTCGATCTGCTCCTGCCGGACCAGCGACGCTTGCCGGCGCAGCACCCGCACCAGCGCACTGGTGTCGATCAGGTAGGTCACTCGTCCAGCTCGTGGTAACGGTCGAAGTCGAAGCCGCCCTCGTCCGCGACCTGCTGCAGCTCGGCGAGCGCGTGGCTGCGGCGGGTCCGGCTCGCCGTCACCGCGGCCCGCAGCGCGCTGGTCACAGTCTCCTTCTTGGTCGTAGTGCCGAGCGCGATCGTCGCCTCCGCGAGCAACTCATCGTCGATATCCACTAGAGTCTTGGCCACCCGACACCCCCTTGAATATAGGACCACCGCGAGTATATCCGACACAGGCCCGGATAACGAGCGGTCAGCGCCAGCGGTCGGGGTCCGGCAGCAGCTCGTTCATCGAGCCGGAGCGGAACGGCTCCACCACCAGCGGCGCCGCCCCGAACCCAGCCGCCGCGACCGCCATCGCCACCGCTGACTCCGCCCGCGCCACCGGCACCGCCTCGGCGTCCACCTCCAACCGGACCGCCTCGCCCAGATCCCGGACCCGCAGGTTCCGAACCCCGTGGCGAGCCAGCAGCGCCCGCACCGCCGACTCGGCCCGCTCCACCCGCGCTAGCCGGGCCGGTGTCACCGACACGCCGTACGCGATCCGGCTGGACAGACACGCCGCCGCCGGTTTGTCCCAGGTGGGCAGACCCCAGCCGTGGGCGATCCGGCGCACCGCCGCCTTATCCAGGCCGGCGTCGGCCAACGGGGTACGGGCGCCCTGCTCGGCCGCCGCCCGGATGCCTGGCCGGAACCCGGCCGCGAGATCGGAGGCGTTGGTGCCGGTCGCGATCACGTCGAACCCCTCGGCCGCGGCGAGCGCCACCGCCTCGGTCAGCAACGTCCGCTTGCAGAAGTAGCAGCGCTGCGGGCCGTTCTCCCGGTAGCCGGGCTCGGCCAGTTCGTCAGTAGCGACGGCCCGGTGCACCACCCCCAGCTCGGCACAGAACTGCTGCGCCGCTGCCAACTCCACCCCCGGCAGCGACGGCGACACCGCCGTGAGCGCCGCCACCCGATCGGCGCCGAGCGCCCGGGCCGCGCCGGCCAGCACCACACTGGAGTCCACGCCGCCGGAGAAGGCCACCAGCGTACGGCCGTACCCGTGGAAGGCTGCCAGCAGCCGCTCGGGCGCCGGCAGCGACGACGTATCGTCCAAGAGCGCGTACTCCGATCGCGAGGAGGTGTCGATGTCCGAACCGTACCCGGTCGCCGAGCCGGTCCTGGATCTCGGCTTCGCGCAGCTCGACGTGGACCGCGCCGGCCGCACCGGCGACCCGGAGGTGGTCAACGGTGGCGGCAAGACACCCGGACAGGTCGTCGGTGCGCTGCGGGCGCTGCACCAGGCCCACCCCGGCCGCGCGGTGCTCGCCACCCGGCTGACCGACGAGGCGCTGGCGCGGTGCCGCACCGAGCTGCCGGAGGCGGAGCTGGACGAGCTGGGACGGGTGGCGACCCTCGGCCGGCCGGTGCCGCCCCGCGGGCGGGTGGCGGTGGTCGCCGCCGGCACCGCCGACCTGCCGGTGGTGCGCGAATGCGCCGCCACGGTACGGGTCTTCGGCGCCACCCCGCACCAGATTGTCGACGTGGGCGTGGCCGGGCTGCACCGGCTGCTCTCCCGCCGCGCCGAGCTCGCCGCCGCCGAGGTGGTGGTGGCGGTCGCCGGCATGGAGGCGGCGCTGCCGTCGGTGATCGGTGGTCTGATCGGCGCCCCGCTGATCGCGGTGCCGACCAGCGTCGGCTACGGCTGGCACCTGGACGGGCTCACCGCCTGGCTGGCGACGCTGAACAGCTGCGCCCCCGGCGTGGTGACAGTAAATGTGGACAACGGGTTCGGCGCCGGGGTCGCCGCCGCCCGGATCGCCCGCCAGAGCGTCGGCGGAGGTGACCGGTGAAGACCCTGTGGGTCGACGCGGGCAACGGCGCCGCCGGCGACATGCTGCTGGCGGCGCTGCTCGACGCCGGCGCGGACCTCGAGGCGGTGCGGGCCGGCCTGGCCCGGCTGCCGGTGGAGCGGGTCGAGGTCACCGTCGAGCAGGTACACCGGCACGGCTTCCGGGCGGCGGCCGTGACCATCGACGCGCCGGCGAGCCACGTGCACCGCGGGCTCGGCGACGTCATCGAGGTGATCCGCGCCGCCGACCTGCCGGCTGCGGTCACCGAGTTCGCGGTGGCGACGTTCGGCCGGCTCGGGCAGGCCGAGGCGCGGGTGCACGGCGTCGACGTCGACGCGATCCACTTCCACGAGGTGGGGGCGCTGGACGCGATCGCCGACGTGGTCGGGTGCGCGCTCGCCCTCGACCAGTTGGGCCTGCTCGACCCAGCGACGGTGGGCCCGCGGGTGGTCAGCCCGGTCGCGGTCGGCTCCGGCACCATCAACGCCGCCCACGGCCGGCTGCCGGTGCCGCCCCCGGCAGTGGCGGAGCTGCTCGCCCAGGCGGCGGCCCCGGTCGCCGCCCACCCGGCCCAGCGGGAGCTGTGTACGCCGACCGGGGCGGCGCTGCTCGCCACGCTCGCCACCGACTGGGGTCCGATGCCGGCGGGCCGGCTGCGAGCGGTCGGGGTCGGCGCCGGCCGCGCCGATCCGCCGAGCCACCCCAACGTGGTCCGGGTGCTGCTGGGTGACGCGGCCGCCGCGGCCACCCCGGAGCCGTGGCGGGAAGAGCAGCTGGTGCAGCTCGAAACCACAGTGGACGATCTCGATCCGCGGATCTGGCCGGACCTGCTGGCGCAGCTGCGCGCCGCCGGGGCTGCGGACGCCTGGTGCACCCCGGCGCTGATGCGCAAGGGTCGACCTGGTCAGGTGTTGACGGTGCTGGTCTCGCCGGAGCAGGTCGACCTCGCCTGCCGGATCGTCTTCGAGCAGACCACCACCCTGGGGGTGCGGCTGCAGCCGGTGGCGCGCCGGGCGCTGCGCCGCGACCAGGTGTCGGTGGCGCTGCCGCAGGGCACGGTCCGGGTGAAGCGGGGCTACCTGGACGGCACGCTGGTGACCGTGCAACCGGAGTACGACGACGCCCTGGCGCTCGCGACGGAGACCGGGACCCCCGTGGCGGAGCTGCTCGACGCCGCCCGCACCCAGGCCGCCGCCCCACCGCAGCTTGATGAGCTGAGGCCCTGTGGTGGACCGCAGCTTGGTGGGCTGAGTGGCGCCTGATTCGCCATGCTTGACCCGATTCACAGGTTAGTTGATCAACCACTCAGCCCACCAAGCTGGGTCAGCGGGGCGGGCTTTCGCTACAGCGCGATCAGCCCGGCCGCGGTCGGCCGAAACCCGCAGGCATCGAGGTAGAAGTCCCGCAACTGCTGCTCGAAGTCGACGTGCAGCCAGGCGCAGCCGGCATCCCGGGCACCGTCGGTGGCGGCTGTGACCAGGCGGACGCCGATACCCCGCCGTTGCGCATCCGGCGCGACCATAGTGTCGAGGAGGAAGGCGTGGTCGGCGCCGTCCCACACCACGTTGACGAAGCCCACCAGTCGCAGCGTCGCCTCCCGAGCGCAGACCCAGCCGAGGCTGTGCCGGCTGACCCGCCCCCACCAGTCGGACCCGCGGACCGGATGGTCGAAGCACGCGCTGTGCAGCTCGTTCAGCTCGGAGTTGCCGAAGCGGCCGCGCCATTCGAACGTGCTGGTCACTCTTTTCCCCGGAGGCAGCGTGGGCGACGGATCGACCAACGGTCAGCCGATGGCCATGTCTACGAACCGGGAGAAGTGCAGCTGGGCGGCGACGGTGATGGTGTCGGTCGGGCCGTTCCGGTGCTTGGCCACGATGAAGTCGGCCTCACCCGCCCGCGGCGACTCCTTGTCGTAGTAGTCGTCCCGGTGCAGCAGCAGCACCACGTCGGAGTCCTGCTCGATGGCGCCACTCTCCCGCAGGTCGGACAGTTGCGGCCGCTTGTCGGTCCGCTGCTCCGGCCCCCGGTTGAGCTGGGCGACCGCGATCACCGGACAGTCGACCTCCTTGGCGAGCAGCTTCAGGCCACGGGAGAGCTCCGACACCTCCTGCTGCCGGCTCTCCGTCCGCTTCGCCGAGCTCATCAGCTGGAGGTAGTCGATGACCAGCAGTTTCAGGTCGAACCGCTGCCGCATCCGGCGGGCCTTGGCACGGATCTCCATCAGGGTCATGTTCGGGGTGTCGTCCACGTAGAGCGGAGCTTCGCTGATCTCGCCCATCCGGCGGGCCAGTTTGGTCCAGTCGTCGTCGGAGAGTTGGCCGGACCGCAGCACGTGCAGCGGCACTCGGGCTTCGGCCGACAACACCCGCATGACGATCTCGACCTTGCTCATCTCCAGCGAGAAGACCGCGGCAGCTAGGCCGGCGCGGATCGAGGCGTGCCGGACGAAGTCGAGGCTCACCGTCGACTTGCCGAGGCCCGGTCGCCCGGCGACCACGATCAGCTGGCCCGGGTGCAGCCCGTTGAGCAGCGTGTCCAGGTCGGCGAAGCCGGTGGGGACGCCGGTCATGACGCCGTCGCGGGCGCCGATCGCCTCGATCTCGTCCAGCGTAGGCTGCAGCACCTCGGCGAGGACCTGGTAATCCTCGGTGGTCCGCTTCTCGGTGACGTCGTAGATCGCCTGCTGGGCGATGTCGACCACGTCCTCGACATCGCGGCCGGCGCCGGCCGCCGCGCCGTACCCCAGCTGGACGATCTTCGTCCCGGCCTCCACCAGCCGGCGCAACACCGCCCGCTCGGCGACGATGCGGGCGTAGTACGCGGAGTTGGCGGCGGTCGGCACGGTGTGCACCAGGTCGTGCACGTACGACATGCCGCCGACCCGGCCGATGGTCCCGGCGTTGGTGAGGAACGCGGTGATGGTCACCGGGTCGGCCGGCTCACCGCGCCCGTAGAGGTCGAGGATCGCGTCGAAGATGGTGGCGTGGGCGGGCCGGTAGAAGTCGTTGGAGCGGAGGATCTCCACCACATCGGCGATGGCGTCCTTGGAGAGCAGCATCCCGCCGAGCACGCTCTGCTCGGCGGCCAGATCCTGCGGCGGCGAGCGGTCGAACTGGCCGTCACTGGCCGGCGGAGTAGCCGCCGGTGCCGTGAGCTCTTCGGTGACTGACACCCCGGCCCCCCTTCCGCTGTGTCGCCGGCAACCATCTCAGGACCGTCCGACAGTCGTCGCCACCTCCGGCGCCAGCCCTCGACCGAAGCCGTCTTGAGCCGGTCCGGCGGCCAGGCACGGCCCACTGATCCCCGGGCAGCCACGGTAGGCGGGTCGGGCGCGACCTTCAACCATCCCCGGTGGATGAGTCTGGGGGAAACCTGTGGACAGCCCCGGGAAAGCATGTGCGTAGAGCTGTGCACAGCCTGTGGACAACTGTTGGGGACAACCGTGCAATTCTCGGTTGAGCTGGGCAGACATTGTCCCCAAGGTGTGGGGAGAAGAAACTAGTCCGGCCGGCCAGTAATCCGCCGACCAACTCCGGCTGTCCGGCCGATGGCGGACCGGTGGTGACATCGGCCACGCTGCGGCGGTGGACGACCGCTGGCCGGGATCCTCACCTACGCCGCCGGAGCAGCCGGCTGGCGAGTGGGGTGTGCCCGAGGCCGACCAGCGGCCAGCGTTCCCGCCGTACCTGCCACCACCGACACCCGCCGCCGAGCCACCGATCGGGCCCGCCGAGCCGGTCGCCGAACCAGGCTGGGCGTGGCGCACCAATCGACCGCCGACGCCGCCGGAGCAGGACCCGGAACCCAGCTATCTGCCTTACGAAGACCAGCGGTACGAAGACCAGGCGCGCCAGCGCCAGCAGTACGAGAGCCAGCAGTACGCGGGTCACCAGTATCCGAGCCCGGCTTACCCGGAGCAGCGTTACGAAGACCAGCGGTACGAAGACCACCGGTACGAAGAACATCGGTACGAGGAGCAGGCGTACCCGGCCCAGCAGCGCCACCATCAGCCGCACGTAGCAGCGGCGGGCGCTCGCGCCGCCGCTACGGTCGCGGAGCCGCTGAGCGAGTCACCGGTGGAGCCGGTCGACGAGGCGGCCCCGGCCCGGCCCGGGCTCCTGGGAACCCTGCTGTGGACGCTGGGGGCGTTCCTGGTGCCGCTGCTGGTCTACCTCGGGTGGGCGGCGACGCTCAGCACCACGCCCCGGCCGGGGTGCGTCGATGTGGCGGGTGGGCCGTGCCCGGGGCCACGGGCGCAGGCGGTGACGAACCTGCTGAACGTGCTGCCGGCGGTGGTGGTGGCGCTCGGCGCCGCCCTGCTGCTGGCGCTGGGGATCCGCTACATCGCGGTCACCTGGCGTAGCTACAAGGTGGCGTTCGCTGCGAGCGTGATCGGCGCGGGCGTCACCACGCTGCTGGTGAGCGCGCTGAACTGAACAGCCCGCTGACTGGGCGGCCAACTGCGCCGGTCACGGATCGAGCGGGGCGCTGACCGAGCGGGCCGGAAACGCCGGAACCGGCGGTGCCGCCAGGGGCGGCACCGCCGGTTCCGGGCGCTGCTCGGCGTGGGTTACTTGCTCTGCAGGACAGCGACGTCGAACTTCGCCACCACCTCCGGGTGCAGCCGCACCCGAACGTGGTGGGAGCCGGTCGACTTGATCGGGCTCGGCAACTCCAGGCGCCGCCGGTCCAGCGACGGGCCGCCGGCCGCCTTCACCGCGTCGACGATCTCCGCCGGGGTGATGGAGCCGAAGAGTCGCCCGCCCGAACCAGCCCGCGCGGAGAGCTTCACGTTCAGCCCGGAGAGCTGCTGCGCGATCTCGTTCGCGTGGTCCAGGTCGCGGATCTCCCGGGCGGCGCGGGCGCGGCGGATGGAGATGACCTCCTTCTCCGCACCCTTGGTCCAGCGGATCGCGTACCCCCGGGGTAGCAGGTAGTTGCGGCCGTAACCGTCCTTGACCTCCACCACGTCACCGGGGGTACCCAGACCCGACACCTCTTGGGTCAAGATGATCTTCATCAGGGCCTCCGGTCAGCGAGTGGTGGTGGTGTAGGGCAGCAGCGCCATCTCGCGGGCGTTCTTCACTGCCCGGGCGATCTGCCGCTGCTGCTGGGAGGTCACTCCGGTCACCCGGCGGGCACGGATCTTGCCCCGGTCCGAGATGAACTTCCGCAGTAGCGCGGTGTCCTTGTAGTCGATGTAGGTGATCCCCTCTTTATCGAGCGGGTTCACCTTCTTCTTCGGCTTGCGTACCGCCGCAGCCTTGGCCATTGTCTTCATTCTCCAGTTGCTGCTCGAAACCTATCCAGGGTCGCTCACGCACCGGGCGCGGCTCAGAACGGTGGCTCGTCCTGGTAGCCGCCGCCCGCGGAGGCGCCGGCCGGAGCGGCCGGGGTCGCCGAGGCCCATGGGTCGTCGTTAGCCGCCCCGGAGCCACCGAACCCGCCGCCGCCGCCACCCGAGGAGCGGGACATCTTCTGCACCTTGGCGGTGGCGTACCGCAACGACGGGCCGATCTCGTCGACCTCGACCTCGAAGACCGTGCGCTTCTCGCCCTCACGGGTCTCGTAGGTCCGCTGCCGCAACCGCCCCCAGACGATGACCCGGGAGCCGCGCTGCAGCGACTCGGCCACGTGCTCCGCCGCCTGCCGCCAAACGTTGCAGGTCAGGAACAGCGCCTCGCCGTCTTTCCACTCACCGCTCTGCTTGTCTAGATAGCGGGGGGTGGACGCGACCCGGAACTTGGCCACCGCCGCACCGGAGGGGGTGAACCGCAGCTCCGGGTCGTCGGTCAGGTTGCCGATCAGCGTGATGTTGGTGTCTCCAGCTGCCATGGCTGCCTCTCCTCGGTTACTGCTCCTGCCTCACTGGCGGGTCTCGGACTCGCCAGCAGAGTGTCACGCCCGTACGACACGGACGTCGGCCTTGGTCAGTGACCTTGGTCAGTGGACCTCGGGCCGAAGGACCTTGGTGCGCAGGATGGACTCGTTCAGCCGCAGCTGACGGTCCAGCTCGGCTACCGCCTCGGAGGTGGACTGCAGGTCGATGACCGCGTAGATCCCCTCGGTGTTCTTGTTGATCTCGTAGGCCAGCCGGCGGCGGCCCCAGACGTCGAGCTTCTCTACCGAGCCGCCCGCGTTGCGGATGACCTTCAGGTAGTTCTCGAGCGACGAGGAGATCGTCCGCTCCTCCAGGCTCGGGTCGAGGATCACCATGACTTCGTAATGACG carries:
- the rpsF gene encoding 30S ribosomal protein S6, which produces MRHYEVMVILDPSLEERTISSSLENYLKVIRNAGGSVEKLDVWGRRRLAYEINKNTEGIYAVIDLQSTSEAVAELDRQLRLNESILRTKVLRPEVH